One window of the Trifolium pratense cultivar HEN17-A07 linkage group LG2, ARS_RC_1.1, whole genome shotgun sequence genome contains the following:
- the LOC123911359 gene encoding uncharacterized protein LOC123911359 has product MSDIEEVVESQGVVRYRLFDTITDPELDWVGPEPRGIASVLTPNDPNLHTVVERRRRNDPVNWLVYMLDEGQRVCSSFDRYGFAMYELVFKELRLRLSFSPLMIGVLRRLRVAPSQLHPNSWAFILAFEHLCGYRGVRPTLPLFFRIFKVQRKTTRSEDRAVPRQNWVSLKQQDDVKLFKLFTDSVRNFKERYYIVRPESSAALDNLLEPRPDLDEHGVARRDAAGRVLTRMEPKFPLSWTYAHFHKDPRQYVVRDADLSAEDRASFEDLKNFVGGFTPAVCVNRRGEIIVDEDGNPKTSKRSINTRELLECRNAEEVRICLGRMESIADRMLKAAVNERASGKGKKKKVAAKSPPRIRLGTPVAQGCSSRGGGSGTPSSVQRPPQKRAREGDRPETGMGEMTGFPVPRCYTVSRFFDMYPPVIADAEKVAILEQETDARRTQHAQDMAGVIRMMESALVLGDERDRLEEERDAFQVRIGKLKSRIVHLENDQADYEEKKKIFGDQTVELRMRTEELDAARAEVERLIAAMASCEGEHPAAAGLTTRAELVGAIAQLSADCVEGAVYAFENAKQQMMFLNPELNLVVEGMHVNGRIEGDRIVVPEGLETEEASDEEEGTEEGDRDE; this is encoded by the exons ATGTCAGATATCGAGGAGGTAGTGGAAAGTCAAGGGGTCGTGAGGTACAGATTATTTGATACGATTACTGATCCTGAGTTGGATTGGGTTGGTCCTGAGCCCCGGGGGATAGCTTCTGTGCTTACTCCCAATGATCCGAATTTGCACACAGTGGTCGAGCGGAGGAGGAGGAATGATCCGGTTAACTGGCTAGTTTATATGCTCGACGAGGGTCAAAGAGTGTGCTCTTCTTTTGACAGATATGGTTTTGCCATGTATGAGCTTGTTTTTAAGGAGCTAAGACTTCGATTGTCGTTTAGTCCTCTTATGATAGGAGTACTTAGGAGATTAAGGGTTGCCCCTTCCCAGCTTCATCCAAATTCGTGGGCATTTATTTTGGCTTTTGAGCACCTTTGTGGGTATAGGGGTGTTCGACCTACTCTTCCCCTTTTCTTCCGAATTTTTAAGGTCCAACGAAAGACCACGAGGAGTGAAGATCGAGCGGTTCCCCGGCAGAATTGGGTATCGCTGAAGCAACAAGATGACGTGAAGCTTTTTAAGTTATTCACTGATTCCGTGCGGAACTTTAAGGAGAGGTATTACATTGTCCGACCAGAGTCTTCTGCTGCCCTGGATAATTTGTTGGAGCCTAGACCTGATTTGGATGAGCACGGGGTTGCTCGTAGGGATGCCGCCGGGAGGGTTTTGACTAGgatggaacccaagtttccttTAAGTTGGACATATGCCCATTTTCATAAGGATCCTCGCCAGTATGTGGTAAGGGATGCTGATTTATCCGCTGAGGACAGGGCCAGCTTTGAAGATTTGAAGAATTTTGTTGGAGGTTTCACCCCTGCTGTGTGTGTGAACAGGAGGGGTGAAATTATTGTAGATGAGGATGGGAACCCGAAGACCTCCAAGAGGTCTATCAATACCCGGGAACTCCTTGAATGTAGAAATGCCGAGGAAGTGAGGATCTGCTTGG GTAGGATGGAGTCTATTGCTGATCGCATGTTGAAGGCTGCAGTTAATGAAAGAGCGTCAGGCaagggaaagaagaaaaaggtgGCAGCCAAGAGTCCTCCGCGAATCCGTCTTGGGACTCCTGTTGCGCAAGGGTGCTCATCGCGGGGAGGTGGTTCTGGTACTCCTTCCTCTGTTCAGCGTCCTCCTCAGAAGAGGGCGAGGGAAGGTGATCGTCCTGAGACAGGCATGGGAGAAATGACCGGCTTTCCTGTTCCCCGGTGTTATACTGTGTCCAGATTTTTTGACATGTACCCTCCTGTGATCGCTGATGCTGAGAAGGTTGCCATTCTCGAGCAAGAAACTGATGCGAGGAGGACACAACATGCTCAGGATATGGCCGGAGTCATACGGATGATGGAGAGTGCTCTGGTGCTCGGTGATGAGCGGGACAGACTGGAGGAGGAAAGAGATGCATTTCAGGTTAGGATTGGGAAGCTTAAGTCCCGCATCGTCCACCTAGAAAATGATCAAGCGGATTATGAGGAGAAGAAAAAGATCTTCGGGGATCAGACGGTCGAGCTTCGCATGAGGACCGAGGAGTTAGATGCTGCCCGGGCAGAAGTGGAGCGACTGATTGCAGCTATGGCATCGTGCGAGGGTGAGCACCCAGCTGCCGCAGGCTTGACTACCCGAGCAGAGCTTGTTGGAGCCATTGCTCAGCTATCTGCTGATTGCGTTGAAGGTGCTGTCTATGCTTTTGAGAATGCTAAGCAGCAGATGATGTTTCTTAATCCCGAGCTGAATTTAGTCGTGGAGGGCATGCATGTTAACGGAAGGATCGAAGGTGATCGCATCGTTGTTCCTGAGGGGTTGGAAACCGAGGAGGCTTCAGATGAGGAGGAGGGAACCGAGGAGGGTGATCGTGATGAGTAG